From a region of the Pirellulales bacterium genome:
- a CDS encoding helix-turn-helix transcriptional regulator, protein MLTDLVEKYEAVAYPAEPASDDEMLAHLLDARGMSQTELAAKVGIAGSTISEVLHGKRKLRREHIARLAAFFGVSPAVFGSK, encoded by the coding sequence GTGCTGACCGACCTGGTGGAAAAGTACGAGGCGGTGGCTTACCCGGCCGAGCCGGCCAGCGACGACGAGATGTTGGCCCACCTGCTGGACGCGCGCGGGATGAGTCAAACGGAGCTGGCGGCCAAGGTCGGTATCGCCGGTTCGACGATCTCGGAGGTGCTGCACGGAAAACGCAAACTGCGCCGTGAGCATATCGCCCGCCTGGCCGCGTTTTTCGGCGTCTCTCCGGCCGTGTTTGGTTCGAAGTAA
- a CDS encoding AAA family ATPase has product MIPPIRLEKGQPMSNYRNPIQRWPVRDGYRAVERVSDVALMPADEVPDSRVEWLWPGVIPVGHVTLVAGEPASGKSFWMADLAARVSFVRPWPYRGDTAVIQNPKSKIENGAVVLVNSDDAFAEVQQPRLAAADANLTHVGLMRRLPPGSRYSQTSLVGPVMNRLQAVKEAVQEAGDCKLVIVDDLARFVRNGLGKVTRADLLLAIDGLRCIAGECDVAVVVVWRLERTGRTAARMLENLLPSAAMAWLVGNDPYRPRLRWAVALRCHFGPLPGPMAFHIEDHSVVWESPPDTVPADVMAAFVRKSERRLEREQAGRWALERLADGPVEANTLFDDGEAFGFSPRTLRRALGDLGLKPKKQGNDGPWCWALKAEGKRQKSEEREQEECQRVEVVGSPSAESGDGTAWEGHPPMPSEDGQLATNEEAVRAATTLSPASSQKERENCANSPVTAATADGTRSVPATLVEDGQLATNEEAVRAATTLTPSLSEPESEDYPPSLAEFPITDASTCDNDRITIVVLRPSSPGAELSAVDAAPP; this is encoded by the coding sequence ATGATCCCACCCATCCGCTTGGAGAAAGGCCAACCCATGAGCAACTACCGCAACCCGATTCAACGCTGGCCGGTCCGCGATGGCTACCGCGCCGTCGAACGCGTCTCCGATGTGGCCCTGATGCCCGCCGACGAAGTGCCCGATTCGCGCGTCGAATGGCTCTGGCCCGGAGTCATTCCCGTCGGGCACGTCACGCTGGTGGCCGGCGAACCGGCCAGCGGCAAAAGTTTTTGGATGGCCGACCTGGCCGCCCGTGTCAGCTTCGTTCGCCCCTGGCCGTACCGTGGCGATACGGCCGTAATCCAAAATCCAAAATCGAAAATCGAAAATGGCGCTGTCGTTCTGGTCAACTCCGACGATGCCTTCGCCGAGGTGCAGCAGCCGCGGCTGGCGGCCGCCGACGCGAACCTGACTCACGTGGGGCTGATGCGGCGCCTGCCGCCCGGCAGCCGGTACTCGCAGACATCTTTGGTCGGCCCGGTCATGAACCGCTTGCAGGCCGTGAAAGAGGCCGTCCAGGAAGCCGGCGACTGCAAGCTGGTGATCGTCGACGATCTGGCCCGCTTCGTCCGCAACGGGCTGGGCAAAGTGACCCGCGCCGATCTGCTGCTGGCGATCGACGGCCTGCGATGCATCGCGGGCGAGTGCGACGTGGCCGTGGTCGTCGTCTGGCGGTTGGAGCGGACCGGCCGGACCGCCGCGCGGATGCTGGAAAACCTGTTGCCCTCGGCGGCGATGGCCTGGCTGGTCGGCAACGACCCCTATCGGCCGCGGCTCCGCTGGGCGGTGGCGCTCCGGTGCCACTTCGGCCCGCTGCCTGGGCCGATGGCGTTTCATATTGAAGACCACAGCGTCGTTTGGGAGTCGCCGCCCGACACGGTGCCGGCGGATGTGATGGCGGCCTTTGTCCGCAAGAGCGAGCGGCGGCTGGAGCGCGAGCAGGCGGGCCGCTGGGCGCTGGAACGTCTGGCCGACGGACCGGTGGAAGCCAACACGCTGTTCGACGACGGCGAGGCGTTCGGTTTCAGCCCGCGGACGCTGCGCCGGGCACTGGGCGATCTCGGCCTCAAACCGAAGAAGCAGGGCAACGACGGGCCGTGGTGCTGGGCGCTCAAGGCAGAAGGCAAAAGGCAGAAGTCAGAAGAGAGGGAACAGGAGGAGTGCCAGCGTGTCGAGGTTGTTGGCTCGCCGTCTGCGGAGAGCGGTGACGGGACGGCCTGGGAAGGCCATCCTCCTATGCCGAGCGAAGATGGCCAACTCGCGACAAATGAGGAGGCCGTGCGCGCCGCCACGACCCTCAGCCCGGCCAGCTCCCAGAAGGAGAGGGAGAACTGCGCGAACAGCCCGGTGACTGCTGCTACGGCGGACGGCACACGGAGTGTGCCTGCTACTTTGGTCGAAGATGGCCAACTCGCGACAAATGAGGAGGCCGTGCGCGCCGCCACGACCCTCACCCCGTCCCTCTCCGAGCCGGAGAGCGAGGACTACCCGCCCTCGTTGGCCGAGTTCCCCATCACCGATGCCAGCACGTGCGACAACGACAGAATCACGATCGTCGTGCTGCGCCCCAGTTCGCCCGGCGCGGAGCTGTCGGCCGTGGATGCCGCGCCGCCGTAG
- a CDS encoding MoxR family ATPase, protein MEQPSLDQLHGDDVAAIDALREHYARLKAELGRVIVGQERVIERLAICLFARGHALLMGVPGLAKTLLVSKLAETLSLRFSRIQFTPDLMPMDITGTDILQDIIGGRREFEFVHGPIFANMVLADEINRAPPKTQAAMLEAMQEHKVTVLGKTFRLEPPFMVLATQNPIEQEGTYPLPEAQLDRFMFFIEVDYPDEVEEIDIARRTTGEALPDLRHVLSGDEIIACQSLVRRVPVPDHIYAYAARLVRRTRPKDGTAPGWLKPFVAWGAGPRAVQYLVLGAKARAALSGSYMARLEDVRDVALPVLTHRVITTFAAQSEGIDSSQIVRRLLEETEET, encoded by the coding sequence ATGGAACAACCATCTCTCGACCAACTCCATGGCGATGACGTCGCGGCGATCGACGCCCTGCGCGAGCATTACGCGCGCTTGAAAGCCGAGCTGGGCCGTGTGATCGTCGGTCAGGAACGGGTGATCGAACGGTTGGCGATCTGCCTGTTCGCCCGTGGACACGCTTTGCTGATGGGCGTGCCGGGCCTGGCCAAGACGCTGCTCGTCAGCAAGCTGGCCGAGACGCTCTCGCTGCGGTTCAGCCGCATCCAGTTCACGCCCGACCTGATGCCGATGGACATCACCGGCACCGATATTCTGCAAGACATCATCGGCGGGCGGCGCGAGTTCGAGTTTGTGCATGGGCCGATCTTCGCCAACATGGTGCTGGCCGACGAGATCAACCGCGCCCCGCCCAAGACGCAGGCCGCCATGCTGGAAGCGATGCAAGAACACAAGGTCACGGTGCTGGGCAAGACGTTCCGGCTCGAGCCGCCCTTCATGGTGCTGGCCACGCAAAACCCGATCGAGCAGGAAGGCACGTATCCGCTGCCCGAAGCTCAGCTCGACCGCTTTATGTTCTTCATCGAAGTCGATTATCCCGACGAGGTCGAAGAGATCGACATCGCCCGGCGGACCACGGGCGAGGCACTGCCCGATTTGCGGCACGTGCTGAGCGGCGACGAGATCATCGCCTGCCAGAGCCTGGTGCGGCGCGTGCCGGTGCCCGACCATATCTATGCCTATGCCGCCCGGCTGGTGCGCCGCACGCGGCCGAAAGACGGGACCGCGCCGGGCTGGCTGAAGCCGTTCGTGGCCTGGGGGGCCGGTCCGCGGGCCGTGCAGTACCTGGTGCTGGGCGCGAAGGCCCGCGCCGCGCTGTCGGGCAGCTACATGGCGCGGCTGGAAGACGTGCGCGACGTGGCCTTGCCCGTCCTCACCCACCGCGTCATCACCACCTTTGCCGCGCAGTCCGAAGGCATCGACAGCAGCCAGATCGTGCGGCGGCTGCTGGAAGAGACGGAGGAAACGTGA
- a CDS encoding DUF58 domain-containing protein, producing MQHQSRPFLDPKVLARLAGIPLFARQPMQGTVSGRHQSPHRGSSVEFAEYREYVPGDDVRRIDWRAYGRSDRYYVKEFEADTNLRCCLVLDTSGSMDFGSRGQTKIEYARRIAGALSYLAVLQGDAVGLTCIAGGVVRNIPPRRNPAHLSAVYDVLEATRPRGTTQLPEALHELAETVRQRALIVVLSDLFVEPEQLRECFEHLRFRKHDVAVFHLLDPLELDFDFRRPMRFVDLEGGTSIFAEPNAIAERYLAALRMYLDRLKQIVLESVVDYHRVNLSDDYEQVLARFLTQRSRWRGRP from the coding sequence ATGCAACATCAATCCCGCCCGTTCCTCGATCCCAAAGTCCTGGCCCGGCTGGCCGGCATTCCGCTCTTCGCGCGGCAGCCGATGCAGGGCACAGTGTCGGGCAGGCATCAAAGTCCGCACCGCGGCTCCAGCGTCGAGTTCGCCGAGTATCGCGAGTACGTGCCGGGCGACGACGTGCGGCGGATCGACTGGCGGGCCTACGGCCGCAGCGACCGCTATTACGTCAAGGAGTTCGAGGCCGACACCAACCTGCGTTGCTGCCTGGTGCTCGATACCAGCGGCTCGATGGACTTCGGCTCGCGGGGGCAGACGAAGATCGAATACGCGCGGCGGATCGCGGGGGCCTTGAGCTACCTGGCCGTGTTGCAAGGCGACGCCGTGGGGCTGACGTGCATCGCCGGCGGCGTGGTGCGCAACATCCCGCCGCGCCGCAACCCGGCCCATCTCTCGGCCGTGTACGACGTGCTGGAGGCGACGCGGCCGCGCGGCACGACGCAGTTGCCCGAAGCGCTGCACGAGCTGGCCGAGACCGTCCGTCAACGGGCGTTGATCGTCGTTCTCTCCGACCTGTTCGTGGAGCCGGAGCAGTTGCGCGAGTGCTTCGAGCACCTGCGGTTCCGCAAGCACGACGTGGCGGTGTTTCACCTGCTCGATCCGCTGGAGCTCGACTTCGACTTCCGCCGGCCGATGCGGTTCGTCGATCTGGAAGGCGGCACCTCGATCTTCGCCGAGCCGAACGCCATCGCCGAGCGTTACCTGGCGGCGCTGCGGATGTACCTCGATCGCCTGAAGCAGATCGTGCTGGAATCGGTCGTCGATTACCACCGCGTCAACCTCAGCGACGACTACGAGCAGGTGCTGGCCCGCTTTCTTACGCAACGCTCCCGCTGGCGAGGCCGGCCGTGA